Genomic segment of Oncorhynchus keta strain PuntledgeMale-10-30-2019 chromosome 5, Oket_V2, whole genome shotgun sequence:
GGTTGGGCAGGTATATAAAATACAGCATACCAGGGTATTTTTATATATTGGAGGTATGACTTCCAATACAATGGAAGTGTTTGTGAATGTCAATTTTTGTACTTTTTAAATCAATATTTTGAATCAAGATGTGTACGGAtgtttatttataaaaccctcttaggcctcactccctcctatctgagatacctactgcagccctcatcctccacatacaacaccctttctgccagtcacattctgttaaaggtccccaaagcacacacaccccttggtcgctcctcttttcagtttgctgcagccaGCGAcgggaacgagctgcaaaaaaaactcaaactggacagttttatctctatctcttcattcaaagactcagtcacggacactcttactgacagttgaggctgcttcgcgtgatgcattgttgtctctaccttcttgccctttgtgccgTTGTCTGGGcccaatgtttgtaccatgtatTGTGTTTCCACCATGTTgtcgtcatgtgttgctgccatgctgtgttgttatattatgtctctctttatgtagtgttgtggtgtctctcttgtcatgatgtctTTTGTTCTAatttaaaaatgaaataaaaattaaatcccagcccccgtccccacaggaggccttttgccttctggtaggccatcattgtaaataagaatttgcctagttaaataagtaCTGGTTGACAGATAAAGCTAATGATTCCTCTTTGCTTTTCTGTTATACCATTTATTTTGGTAGTGAGGGAGGACTGAAGGGCTTTTTCCCATCAATGAGAATTCAATTCCCATCGATAATTTTACCCAGTCTTTGCAAGTAATCCCTTCGCCCCCTCCCATTTACCGCTCTGTGAACCAAGCTTCTCATCTGCCTCTTCAAGCCCTCATAGATCATGAACTGGACAGCCGGGTTGAGCACCagcaggagagaggggaatgtcCCGTTCCACAGGGCCCCCACCCCTTCCTCCTCAATGATCTGCACCAAGGCatctgaggggaggagagagggacactgTTTACCCTAGAGACAATCTGACATAGTGACAAATAAACCAGACTAGGACAACAGTAGTACGATGTGTGTGTTGCCTGCGTGTttgaaagaaatagagaaagacagagggagagtgtgtatgtgtctgtacggagagagagagagagagatgatgctGGCTGAAGAGGCAGTGGGCACAGGGATGGAGCTAAACTTgtccccagagagacagacattaaaCTGGCACACATCTACAACTTTATCTGTTTCCAACACTCATACTGCAGCTGCCTTTACCCATGATGCCTGAGTAGTTAGTGGGACGGAGGTCTGCATTGCGGAACTTTTCCCCCTGAAGCTTGAGCCGTGTGTTGACCACCCACAGCGGAGTGGTCATAAGCACGTTCACTACACCcgcagagagatggggagagagaaagctcaGAGTCATTGCATGACACTGTTTAAGTGTTGTTACGTCTTAATAACCTACCTGCAGCGGTGCCCATTAGCAGGTCTCTGCTTGGAGTTGACTTGTGTCCCCGGAGCCAGCTGGCTCTCAGGCTGTGGAGGCAGTAGAAGTAGATGAAGTTGGAGCAGCAGAGACTGCAGATCACTGGGAGCCAGCCACTGTAGGGCGCCAGCCTGCAGAGaggacaggcagggggacagacaCAACCTCAGGTGATTCTGTTCAAATACAAAAAGGctaaaagagcagagagagaaagcagaacgagagaaagacagagctcTTGTTAACAAAGGGGGTGTTTTGTTAacaaagggggtgctgttggggctgtgtttctggacctaaggaaggcttttgatactgttaaccatgagattctcatcacaaaattgtccaagttcaacttttcccctgatgccttgagatggatgaaatcataccttgaaggcagaactcagtgtgtcagagtgagcaatgagctgtcgcccactcgtagcaatgatgtgggcgtgccccaagggtcaatactggggcccctcctgttcagcctgtacattaatgatctgccttctgtatgtactgggtctgaagttcaaatgtatgcagatgatacagtgatatatgtgcatgcaaagagcaaacaacaagctgcacaagatctcactactgtaatggtccaggttacaaagtggctctgtgactcgtgtttgcatctcaatgtgaaaaaaactgtttgcatgttcttcacaaagagggcaacagatgctactgagccagatgtctatgtgtcaggggagaagctccaggtggtatccgattttaagtaccttggcatcatacttgattccaacctctcttttaaaaagcatgtaaAAGAGgtcattcaaataactaaattcaatctagctcatttccgatttatacgaaattgtttgactacagaggtagcaaaactgtacttcaaatctatgatactccccacttaacatactgcttgactagttgggcccaagcttgctgtacaacattaaaacctattcagtctgtctacaaacaggctctcaaagtgcttgataggaagcccaatagccatcatcattgtcacatccttagaaaacatgagctcttgagttgggaaaatcttgtgcaatacactgacgcatgtcttgtattcaagatccttaatggcctggctccccctccactcaatatttttgttaaacagaaaacccagacatatggcagcagatccacaaggtctgccatgagaggtgactgtatagttcccctaaggaaaagcacctttagtaaatctgcattctctgtgagagcttcccatgtctggaatacactgccatcagacacacataactgcaccacatatcacactttcacaaaatgcttgaagacatggctaaaggtcaatcagatttgtgaacatggtccctagctgtgtgttgccgctttccatgttgtctgtagcttgtgaggtatggaaacacttttttgcttttatgaattttgttttgctgctttttgttctatgttgctctgtctgtatgctacgtcttgcttgttctatgttgctctgtctgtatgctatgtcttgcttgtcctatgttgctatgtcttgcttgtcctatggtgctattgtctatattgtaattgtttttaataacctgcccagggactgtggttgaaaattagccggctggctaaaaccgtcacttttactgaaacgttgattaatgtgcactgtccctgtaaaaataaaataaactaaactaactaACAACCCCTCTTCCTTGACAATTTCTGACAGAATGGCAGGAGTGGACCTGGCTTTCCTCTTCTCATCCACTATAGaaaaagaggaacagagagaatagACATGACTTGCAACGAGATATCTTATGTCCTCTATTCAGTTTGCCACAAAGGCTTAAAGATATAGCTAGCCTTACCTTGCAGCCGTAGTCTTGCAGTGTCAAGTGGGAAGAAAACGGTCACACTCCCttaaaaacatataggcctactgtcaaaTGTAGGGTCTTCAAAATGTGAACATTTGCTAATATTAGGCTAACCTTATTTATAGGGGATACAGGTATTGGCAGTATTGGCCTGTCAGATAGCAATTTAAAAGAAAAACTGCCCCGTTTTCATGTAATACAGAGAATCTGCAAAAACCTATTATAAAAAAAGGCAATGCACATAAACAAAGTTAACTTACCACTGCTCCTGCCATTGCATGCACCAATCTTTCATACGAGAAAACTTCAGAAAATCGAAATTCTCGAGTGCTCATTTTAATTGCGGGAGATACAAATGTAAACTCGACAGTTTTGTTTGCATTCCACTATGCAAAATAGTTAGTTAAAAATTTTTAAAAATCAGTTCCTTCCAGAGAACATCAACACGGCTGAATGCTCTTATGGGTTTTTCCTCATAGACATTAAAACCATTTCCCCCCGAATGCACTTCGTACTAATTTTACATCCAGGTCGTTCCTATGGCCAATGGTACATATATTCCCTTTCCCAATAAGGTGATTGGACAATAGGAGATGCCGCGTGTTCATTTTATTGGCTTTTCCAGTTGTCACTCAAACAAATGAAACGGCAGGGCTGCCTTCAGTAGGCATTTACTTTCTGGAACACTCAATTGAACGGAAACGTTGCTGTACTGAGAATGACCAGTTGAAGAACGGGGACGGGTTgtcatactgtacagtatttgGTTGGAAAACGCTGTCAACAGTATCACTGCCATTTAAATACACTCATTATTTCAAGCCACACCCACCAAACCGCAGCAAACGTACCTCAGTCGGTTCAAGAACGTTTTGGGTAAACGTGTCGTTCAGTACAAACCGTTCCGCAACATAGCAAACGCTCAAGCGAACAAAACGCATCTCAGGCTTGTCCAGATACAGTACCACAGACATAATGGTTTAGTTATAAAACAAAAATGTGGActaggctgctgaggggaggactgctCATAATAATATTTgtaatggagcaaatggaatggcatcaaacacatgaaaccatgtgtttgataccattccattaaaacttcttcaggatcagtgtcccttccacgggacggttgagctaacgtaggctaatgcgatttgcatgaggttgagctaacgtagtaggctaatgtgattagcatgaggttgagctaacgtaggctaatgcgattagcattaggttgtaagtaacaagaacatttcccaggatatAGACATATCTGacattggcagaaagcttaaattgttgttaatctaactgcactgtacaATTTATAGTAGCGACTACAGTGAAATAATgcaatgctattgtttgaggagaaagCACAATTTTaaacatgaaaagttattcatcaataaattaggcacatttgggcagtcttgattatttttttttttacagaaatgcatTGGAGTCTAAACTTTGCACACAcattgctgccatctagtggcatctaaattgcacctgggctggaataatacattatggcctttctcttgcatttcaaagattgtacaaaaaaaaggttttttttctttgtatcatCTTTTACTAGATctgttgtgttatattctcctacattcctttcacatttccataaacttcaaaatgtttcctttcaaatggtaccaaatgcatatacagttgaagtcagaagtttacatacaccaaagccaaatacatttaaactcagtttcacaattccggacatttaatcctagtaaaatgtccctctcttaggtcagttaggatcaccactttattttaagaatgtgaaatgtcagaataatagtagagagaatgacttatttcagctttaatttctttcatcacattcacagtgcgtcagaagtttacatacacgcaattagtacttggtagcattgccataaaattgtttaacgtgggtcaaatatttcaggtagccttccacaagcttcccacaataagttgggtgaattttgtcccattcctccttacagagctggtgtaactgagtcaggtttgtaggcctccttgctcacagatgcttttttttctctttttctgcccacacattttctgtaggcttgaggttagggctttgtgatggccactccaataccttgactttgttgtccttaagccatattgacacaactttggaagtatgcttgggatcaatgtccatttggaagacccatttgcgaccaagctttaaaatcctgactgatgtcttggcaTGTTGcttcagtccctcctgcagcaaagcacccccacaacatgatgctgccacccgtgcttcatggttgggatggtgttcttcggcttgcaagcatccccctttttccaccaaacataatggtcattatggccaaacagttctatttttgtttcatcagaccagaggacatttctccaaaaagtccccatgtgcagttagttgcaaaccatagtctggcctttttatggcagttttggagtagtggcttcttccttgctgagcgacttttctggttatgtcgataaaggactcgtttttactgtggatatagatactttcataccggttttctccagcatcgtcacaaggtcctttgctgttgttctgggattgaattgcacttttcgcaccaaagtacattcatctctaggatacAGTGAGTCTTCTTCCTCACCattatgatggctgcgtggtcccatgttgtttatacttgcgtactattgtttgtacagatgaacatggtgccttcaggcatttggaaattgctctcaaggattaGCCAgattgtggaggtcttggctgatttcttttgattttcctatgatgtcaagcaaagaggcactgtttgaaggtagaccttgaaatacatccatggctacacctccaattgactcaaatgatgtcaattggcctatcagaagcttctaaaaccatgacataattttctggaatttcccaagctgtttaaaggcagtccacttagtgtatgtgaacttgacccactggaattgtgacgaAATGAATTATacatgaaataatctgtctgtaaacaattgttggaaaatgtacttctgtcatgcacaaagtagatgtcctaaccgacttgcgaaaactatagtttgttaacaagaaatgtgtggagtggttgaaaaactagttttaacgactccaaccgaagtgtatgtaaacctcagacttcaactgtatatgcatatccttgcttcagggcctgaacaACAGGCAGTTAGtttttgggtatgtcattttaggcaaaaattgaaaaaaaggtgcAGATCCTTAAGCGGTTtcaattccgctccagccattacaagcctgtcctccccaattaggGTGCCACCAATCTCCTGTGGTTTGGAGTTACTTTTCTGTAATATCTCTGGCTTGGCACTTGTCCCACAATGTTTTCCGGTCATCACATTTACCACAACCACAAAGTTATAAACCCTGCCTATTTCTAAAATAAAGATTCTTAAACTTaacccctttatttaactaggcaagtcagttaagaacattaagaacaaattcttatttacaataacggcctaccccggccaaacctccactaacctggacgacgctgggccaattctgTGCCGCCCTACAGGATTCCctatcacagctggttgtgacacctctagcactgcggTGCAGTGCCTTAGGCTCCCAGGTGGCACAGAGGCCTAACACTTTGTGGCTAACTGTTACCTtgaattaagaccaaaaagcattTTTTAGGATAGACAATTTCGACCTTGTGGCTGTGCCATCTAGTGGAAATCATGTTGTTTTCATAGTCTTGTTCATTCTACAGGCTAGCTACTACACCCGTCTGTATTCTGAATTCTAAACTGTGCTCCTTTCTGGAAAAGGGTatgttgttttattgtgtttTGTGGTTGCAAATATTAAAGTTCACTACAAAAATGTACTTTCTGCAGCCCTTTTGACAAATTCTAAACTTTTAACATTTGTAACAGTCATGTCAGGAAATAAATGCATTTTAGACAACTAATCACAGTAATTAATCACAACAAAATTAGAAGACAAATACATCAAGCATCGAGAGGCCTCTTTCCCAATCCAAAGGTATTCAAAAGTCTCTCTTCTTGTCCATGATATGTATTGATGCTTATAGCTACAAATAATCTCTCTACCACCTCAGCAAAAACTTTACAAACAGCCTCCCCACCCCTCCAGGACAGAAAGGCAAAAGAAGCACCCAGTAACACACTGACCAGAGCTGAGTACATCTGCAGAGAGAACCCCAGGCACATGGATACAACCACAGCTACAGTCAAGCCCACTAACCTTCCTATTAGATGTCTGGGTGAGAGTTGCCCCAATTTATCCCACACCAAGAAAactgacacaccaccaccaccaagccaCCTTTGCCCTGCACACCACCCCAACCCCAGCACAACTAGGGCCCCCAAGTTGTGGAGGTCCCTCTGTGTCCCTAGGATGGACACTACCAAGGCTCCTGTGGCCATGCACCCAGGAGCCAAACACAGCACCATCCTAGCAGCCCCCACAGCCACTGACACGGTAATGAACTGTGCCATCCTGATCTCACCGCTCTTTGCCACATTCTTCACTGCCCTGACCGTCATGATGCTCATCAAACCAGCGATGACCACCCCACTCACTGCAGCCACCCTGGCCCCCACCCCGCTCCCGCTCACCCCGTTACCCACAACCTCCCACCACACCCCAGGCTCGAGGAGCTCCTCCACCCTGCCCACCCCATCTGCAGCACCCACCCCCAGCCCGATCAGAAGCCCCAAGTAGGGGGCGCGGAGGACCGATGCAACCAGGCCATTAGACCCAGACAGGACCTCTGCTATCCAGACCACTGAGATGGCTGCTAGTCCTCTCAGAAGCCCGATGGCAGCCCCTCTGGCTGTGGATCTCAACACCAGCTCCACACAGAGGTGGTAGTCCAGCGGTCTTGCTGGTGGCAGTGACTCCGCTTCCCCTGgaccctcctcctctatgtcttCCAGTCCCAGTACTGTCCAtgctccaagagagagaaagagagctccCAGACTCACCACTATCAGTG
This window contains:
- the LOC118384352 gene encoding peroxisomal membrane protein PMP34-like isoform X4, which encodes MGTAAVNVLMTTPLWVVNTRLKLQGEKFRNADLRPTNYSGIMDALVQIIEEEGVGALWNGTFPSLLLVLNPAVQFMIYEGLKRQMRSLVHRALLSLEVFLIGAKAVATTVTYPLQTVQSILRFGQHMQHTGGSPLVNSLRSVMHLLIIRVRAKRVPHHRRNIWEGMVP